A genomic segment from Necator americanus strain Aroian chromosome III, whole genome shotgun sequence encodes:
- a CDS encoding hypothetical protein (NECATOR_CHRIII.G11345.T1), whose protein sequence is MFSYVVNKKKNKGSVEAGCALQCMYSYKKSFSRNMNMKCFRSIGQSRKYGGVEEGSMEPGVPGLFHYILDALVRSPSRSSPPAQIQLKTDAPTCFVEFGQHSFRLADARCYQYDVISRAQMV, encoded by the exons ATGTTTTCATAtgttgtaaataaaaaaaagaataaaggttCAGTGGAAGCTGGTTGCGCACTGCAATGCATGTATTCGTATAAAAAGAGTTTCAGCaggaatatgaatatgaaat gtttccgaagcataggtcaaagcaggaagtacggtggtgttgaagaggggAGCatggagccgggtgttcctggtctttttcactacatcctcgatgctcttgtacgctccccaagccgctcgtctcctcctgcccag attcagctgaagaccgatgcacccacatgtttcgtcgaattcggtcagcattcgttccgtttggctgatgctaggtgttatcagtacgatgtcatcagcagagcgcaaatggtgtag
- a CDS encoding hypothetical protein (NECATOR_CHRIII.G11346.T1) codes for MRKLGWDDMGLKVDGRQLHHLRSADDIVLITPSISQTERMLTEFDETCGCIGLQLNLQKTMFMRNGWVSDAPFTLNGTNISECSTTFIWVGD; via the coding sequence atgcgaaagttgggatgggacgacatgggattgaaggttgatggtcggcagctacaccatttgcgctctgctgatgacatcgtactgataacacctagcatcagccaaacggaacgaatgctgaccgaattcgacgaaacatgtgggtgcatcggtcttcagctgaatctacaaaagacgatgttcatgcggaacggatgggtctcggatgccccattcacgctcaacggaacgaacatatccgaatgctccactacgtttatctgggtcggggaTTGA
- a CDS encoding hypothetical protein (NECATOR_CHRIII.G11347.T2), giving the protein MHSTTDLSLEGSKPVSREATWRVPGDGLPVSAEPGLSHDILVSRTSVRPKACNQVTGRCKGGGLESPPTNKLHMSVPGERKFSQKLRGLEAMGNLPMGSKKIFACHSNRKESPDPGGKPGMVAPGRTGLQESYRLPERKRIRMTIFTYNARTLASEAAIEDLMQVKKIKYDVIGLTATRRRYSLNAVYETGEELFLGTCDSRGVGEVGFLVNTKEEVEAFDADLEKFYREDHAFYKVIIGDFNAKVGPRRTPEELHIGTHGLQWNDQGERLSEFITTTKTIHGNSQFQKPSSLRWTWESPGGGYRNEIDHIIAIKEDLKERRAEVLAEAAKAGKSIRYASRDFASRKTRMTALRNPKGTAIASRREMEKIIYDFYSDLFDRHVHLPPHHLREDGHVIPEVLPSEIRHAIKSVRNRTAPGLDRIRPEQLKNLPPVLINTLARLFTRYLSECKASKQWKTSKTVLLYKKGDPHDIGNYRPICLLSVIYKLFTRVILNRIEKVLDEGQPWKQAGFRKELSTIDLIHTVSKLIEVSREYKVPLCLTFIDLKKAFDSVETEAVVEALDNQGVPTQYIKELRELYSNFTTGILQEHHH; this is encoded by the exons ATGCATTCAACCACGGATCtttcactagagggatcaaagccggttagtcgcgaggctacgtggcgcgtccccgg ggatggactccctgtttctgctgagccaggactgtcTCATGACATACTTGTATCCCgtacgtcggtccggccaaaagcctgcaatcaagtgactgggaggtgcaagggaggcggtttggagtcgcctccaacaaataagctccacatgtcagttccgggagaacggaagttctcccaaaaactcaggGGACTAGAGGCCATgggcaacctgcccatgggttctaaaaaaatttttgcatgtcacagtaatagaaaagagtctcctgatccaggaggaaagcctggtatggtagcgccaggaaggacggggttgcaggagtcatataggctaccggaACGGAAAAGGATTAGGATGACGATTtttacttataacgcacgtacgcttgcatcggaagcggccatcgaagatctgatgcaagtcaagaagatcaagtacgatgtcatcggactgaccgcgACGAGACGACGTTACTCTCTCAACGCCGtttatgaaactggagaagaactgttcttaggaacatgcgacagtagaggtgttggtgaaGTTGGcttcctcgtcaacacga aagaagaagtcgaggCGTTCGATGctgacctggagaagttctaccgagaagatcatgccttctacaaggtcataattggcgattttaacgccaaagttggcccaagaagaacgccggaggaacttcacattgggacccacggcctacaatggaatgaccagggggagaggctctccgagttcatcacgacgactaagaccatccatgggaactcgcagttccagaagccctcctctctacgctggacgtgggagtcacccggtggagggtatcgtaatgaaatagaccacatcata gcgataaaggaagaccttaaagagagaagagcagaagtgctggctgaagctgcaaaggcggggaaaagcattcGCTATGCAagccgagacttcgccagtcgcaagacaaggatgactgctctccggaacccaaagggaacagccattgcatcgagaagggagatggagaaaatcatctacgacttctactctgatctcttcgacagacatgtccacttgcctcctcaccatctgagggaagacggacatgtcattccagaggttctcccgtccgaaatacgacatgctatcaagtcggtaagaaatcgtacggcacccggtctcgacagaataagaccagaacaactgaagaacctcccgccagtactcatcaacaccctggcgaggctctttacacgttatctgtcggaatgcaaggcttctaaacagtggaagaccagcaagaccgtattgttgtataaaaagggagatccacatgacatcggcaactatcgtccaatctgcttactgtccgtcatctacaagctctttacaagagtgatccttaataggattgaaaaagtcttggatgaaggacagccatggaagcaagcagggtttcgaaaagaattAAGCACGATTGATCTCATTCACAccgtttcgaaactcatcgaggtatcacgagagtacaaggtgccgctctgtctcaccttcatcgacttgaagaaggccttcgactcagttgagacggaagcggtcgtggaagccttggacaaccaaggcgtccctactcagtacataaaggaacttcgagagttgtacagtaatttcacgaccggaattctacaagaacatcatcattga
- a CDS encoding hypothetical protein (NECATOR_CHRIII.G11347.T1): protein MTALRNPKGTAIASRREMEKIIYDFYSDLFDRHVHLPPHHLREDGHVIPEVLPSEIRHAIKSVRNRTAPGLDRIRPEQLKNLPPVLINTLARLFTRYLSECKASKQWKTSKTVLLYKKGDPHDIGNYRPICLLSVIYKLFTRVILNRIEKVLDEGQPWKQAGFRKELSTIDLIHTVSKLIEVSREYKVPLCLTFIDLKKAFDSVETEAVVEALDNQGVPTQYIKELRELYSNFTTGILQEHHH, encoded by the coding sequence atgactgctctccggaacccaaagggaacagccattgcatcgagaagggagatggagaaaatcatctacgacttctactctgatctcttcgacagacatgtccacttgcctcctcaccatctgagggaagacggacatgtcattccagaggttctcccgtccgaaatacgacatgctatcaagtcggtaagaaatcgtacggcacccggtctcgacagaataagaccagaacaactgaagaacctcccgccagtactcatcaacaccctggcgaggctctttacacgttatctgtcggaatgcaaggcttctaaacagtggaagaccagcaagaccgtattgttgtataaaaagggagatccacatgacatcggcaactatcgtccaatctgcttactgtccgtcatctacaagctctttacaagagtgatccttaataggattgaaaaagtcttggatgaaggacagccatggaagcaagcagggtttcgaaaagaattAAGCACGATTGATCTCATTCACAccgtttcgaaactcatcgaggtatcacgagagtacaaggtgccgctctgtctcaccttcatcgacttgaagaaggccttcgactcagttgagacggaagcggtcgtggaagccttggacaaccaaggcgtccctactcagtacataaaggaacttcgagagttgtacagtaatttcacgaccggaattctacaagaacatcatcattga
- a CDS encoding hypothetical protein (NECATOR_CHRIII.G11348.T1): protein MGNLPMGSKKIFACHSNRKESPDPGGKPGMVAPGRTGLQESYRLPERKRIRMTIFTYNARTLASEAAIEDLMQVKKIKYDVIGLTATRRRYSLNAVYETGEELFLGTCDSRGVGEVGFLVNTSMAKNIDSFEQLTTRI, encoded by the coding sequence ATgggcaacctgcccatgggttctaaaaaaatttttgcatgtcacagtaatagaaaagagtctcctgatccaggaggaaagcctggtatggtagcgccaggaaggacggggttgcaggagtcatataggctaccggaACGGAAAAGGATTAGGATGACGATTtttacttataacgcacgtacgcttgcatcggaagcggccatcgaagatctgatgcaagtcaagaagatcaagtacgatgtcatcggactgaccgcgACGAGACGACGTTACTCTCTCAACGCCGtttatgaaactggagaagaactgttcttaggaacatgcgacagtagaggtgttggtgaaGTTGGcttcctcgtcaacacgagtatggcaaagaacatcgactctttcgaacaacttacgacccgaatctga
- a CDS encoding hypothetical protein (NECATOR_CHRIII.G11349.T3): protein MDKWRKFSKQPTISLEKSVAILTQKRLTSWWGVGCRVDYSLYEVPSLGYKCRTAFPKDDPSKPIHLTAFLGYKAGMTHIVRDVDKPGSKVNKKEVVEAVTVIETPPMVIVGIVGYIDTPRGPRPFKSVFAEHLSEDCRRRFYKNWCKSKKKAFTKYAKKWQDEDGRKVIESDLNKMKKYCSAIRVVAHTQMKILNRKQKKAHLVEIQVNGGTIEEKVNWAKEHLEKQGVTSRWGTKKLPRKTHKGLRKVACIGAWHPSRVAFTVARAGQKGYHHRTHINNKVYRIGRSCLTPDGKNNGATEFDLTEKSINPMGGFPRYGLVNQDYVMLRGAVMGPKKRLITLRKSLVVQTKRFAHEKINLKWIDTSSKTGHGRFQTTAEKKAFMGKLKKDFLAESKA from the exons aTGGATAAGTGGAGGAAGTTCAGTAAG CAGCCAACCATCTCTCTAGAAAAGAGCGTAGCAATATTAACACAGAAACGCTTGACTTCTTGGTGGG GTGTGGGTTGCCGTGTGGATTACTCTTTGTATGAAGTTCCAAGTCTAg GGTACAAATGTCGCACC GCTTTCCCCAAGGATGATCCGTCGAAGCCCATTCATCTCACAGCATTCCTTGGTTACAAGGCTGGAATGACACACATCGTTCGTGAT gtTGACAAGCCAGGATCAAAGGTTAACAAGAAAGAGGTCGTCGAAGCAGTAACCGTTATTGAAACACCACCAATGGTAATCGTAGGCATTGTCGGGTACATCGACACTCCACGTGGACCACGACCGTTCAAGTCTGTCTTTGCTGAGCACCTCAGCGAGGACTGCCGCCGCCGCTTCTACAAAAACTG GTGCAAATCCAAGAAGAAGGCCTTCACAAAATACGCGAAGAAGTGGCAGGATGAGGATGGCAGAAAGGTCATTGAGTCGGATCTCAACAAGATGAAGAAGTACTGTTCTGCTATCCGAGTTGTAGCTCACACTCAG atgaaaatCTTGAACAGAAAGCAAAAGAAGGCTCACTTAGTTGAGATTCAAGTGAATGGTGGAACTATAGAGGAGAAGGTCAATTGGGCCAAGGAACATCTTGAGAAGCAG GGCGTAACCAGCAGATGGGGTACCAAAAAGCTTCCACGCAAAACTCACAAAGGTCTCCGCAAG GTTGCTTGTATTGGGGCGTGGCATCCTTCTCGTGTTGCTTTCACTGTTGCTCGAGCTGGTCAGAAGGGTTACCATCATCGTACTCACATCAATAACAAGGTGTACAGAATCGGCCGATCATGCCTAACTCCAGATGGCAAGAACAATGGAGCCACTGAATTCGATCTTACCGAGAAGAGCATCAACCCTATG GGAGGTTTCCCCCGCTACGGTCTTGTTAACCAGGACTACGTCATGCTGCGTGGTGCTGTCATGGGACCTAAGAAGCGCTTAATTACATTGAGGAAATCGCTTGTAGTGCAAACTAAGAGATTTGCTCATGAGAAGATTAACTTGAAGTGGATCGACACTAGTTCCAAGACCGGACACGGACGATTCCAGACAACTGCTGAAAAGAAGGCATTCATGGGCAAGCTCAAGAAAGATTTCCTTGCGGAGAGCAAAGCCTAA
- a CDS encoding hypothetical protein (NECATOR_CHRIII.G11349.T2), whose product MDKWRKFSKQPTISLEKSVAILTQKRLTSWWGYKCRTAFPKDDPSKPIHLTAFLGYKAGMTHIVRDVDKPGSKVNKKEVVEAVTVIETPPMVIVGIVGYIDTPRGPRPFKSVFAEHLSEDCRRRFYKNWCKSKKKAFTKYAKKWQDEDGRKVIESDLNKMKKYCSAIRVVAHTQMKILNRKQKKAHLVEIQVNGGTIEEKVNWAKEHLEKQGVTSRWGTKKLPRKTHKGLRKVACIGAWHPSRVAFTVARAGQKGYHHRTHINNKVYRIGRSCLTPDGKNNGATEFDLTEKSINPMGGFPRYGLVNQDYVMLRGAVMGPKKRLITLRKSLVVQTKRFAHEKINLKWIDTSSKTGHGRFQTTAEKKAFMGKLKKDFLAESKA is encoded by the exons aTGGATAAGTGGAGGAAGTTCAGTAAG CAGCCAACCATCTCTCTAGAAAAGAGCGTAGCAATATTAACACAGAAACGCTTGACTTCTTGGTGGG GGTACAAATGTCGCACC GCTTTCCCCAAGGATGATCCGTCGAAGCCCATTCATCTCACAGCATTCCTTGGTTACAAGGCTGGAATGACACACATCGTTCGTGAT gtTGACAAGCCAGGATCAAAGGTTAACAAGAAAGAGGTCGTCGAAGCAGTAACCGTTATTGAAACACCACCAATGGTAATCGTAGGCATTGTCGGGTACATCGACACTCCACGTGGACCACGACCGTTCAAGTCTGTCTTTGCTGAGCACCTCAGCGAGGACTGCCGCCGCCGCTTCTACAAAAACTG GTGCAAATCCAAGAAGAAGGCCTTCACAAAATACGCGAAGAAGTGGCAGGATGAGGATGGCAGAAAGGTCATTGAGTCGGATCTCAACAAGATGAAGAAGTACTGTTCTGCTATCCGAGTTGTAGCTCACACTCAG atgaaaatCTTGAACAGAAAGCAAAAGAAGGCTCACTTAGTTGAGATTCAAGTGAATGGTGGAACTATAGAGGAGAAGGTCAATTGGGCCAAGGAACATCTTGAGAAGCAG GGCGTAACCAGCAGATGGGGTACCAAAAAGCTTCCACGCAAAACTCACAAAGGTCTCCGCAAG GTTGCTTGTATTGGGGCGTGGCATCCTTCTCGTGTTGCTTTCACTGTTGCTCGAGCTGGTCAGAAGGGTTACCATCATCGTACTCACATCAATAACAAGGTGTACAGAATCGGCCGATCATGCCTAACTCCAGATGGCAAGAACAATGGAGCCACTGAATTCGATCTTACCGAGAAGAGCATCAACCCTATG GGAGGTTTCCCCCGCTACGGTCTTGTTAACCAGGACTACGTCATGCTGCGTGGTGCTGTCATGGGACCTAAGAAGCGCTTAATTACATTGAGGAAATCGCTTGTAGTGCAAACTAAGAGATTTGCTCATGAGAAGATTAACTTGAAGTGGATCGACACTAGTTCCAAGACCGGACACGGACGATTCCAGACAACTGCTGAAAAGAAGGCATTCATGGGCAAGCTCAAGAAAGATTTCCTTGCGGAGAGCAAAGCCTAA
- a CDS encoding hypothetical protein (NECATOR_CHRIII.G11349.T1), whose protein sequence is MSHRKFSAPRHGSMGFAPKKRSRTYRGRIKAFPKDDPSKPIHLTAFLGYKAGMTHIVRDVDKPGSKVNKKEVVEAVTVIETPPMVIVGIVGYIDTPRGPRPFKSVFAEHLSEDCRRRFYKNWCKSKKKAFTKYAKKWQDEDGRKVIESDLNKMKKYCSAIRVVAHTQMKILNRKQKKAHLVEIQVNGGTIEEKVNWAKEHLEKQVPVDTVFSQDEMIDTIGVTKGHGFKGVTSRWGTKKLPRKTHKGLRKVACIGAWHPSRVAFTVARAGQKGYHHRTHINNKVYRIGRSCLTPDGKNNGATEFDLTEKSINPMGGFPRYGLVNQDYVMLRGAVMGPKKRLITLRKSLVVQTKRFAHEKINLKWIDTSSKTGHGRFQTTAEKKAFMGKLKKDFLAESKA, encoded by the exons ATGTCGCACCGTAAATTTTCGGCGCCCAGGCACGGATCTATGGGATTCGCGCCGAAAAAGCGCTCTAGGACTTACAGAGGTCGAATAAAGGCTTTCCCCAAGGATGATCCGTCGAAGCCCATTCATCTCACAGCATTCCTTGGTTACAAGGCTGGAATGACACACATCGTTCGTGAT gtTGACAAGCCAGGATCAAAGGTTAACAAGAAAGAGGTCGTCGAAGCAGTAACCGTTATTGAAACACCACCAATGGTAATCGTAGGCATTGTCGGGTACATCGACACTCCACGTGGACCACGACCGTTCAAGTCTGTCTTTGCTGAGCACCTCAGCGAGGACTGCCGCCGCCGCTTCTACAAAAACTG GTGCAAATCCAAGAAGAAGGCCTTCACAAAATACGCGAAGAAGTGGCAGGATGAGGATGGCAGAAAGGTCATTGAGTCGGATCTCAACAAGATGAAGAAGTACTGTTCTGCTATCCGAGTTGTAGCTCACACTCAG atgaaaatCTTGAACAGAAAGCAAAAGAAGGCTCACTTAGTTGAGATTCAAGTGAATGGTGGAACTATAGAGGAGAAGGTCAATTGGGCCAAGGAACATCTTGAGAAGCAGGTCCCTGTTGACACCGTTTTCTCCCAAGACGAGATGATCGACACTATTGGTGTAACGAAAGGTCACGGATTCAAGGGCGTAACCAGCAGATGGGGTACCAAAAAGCTTCCACGCAAAACTCACAAAGGTCTCCGCAAG GTTGCTTGTATTGGGGCGTGGCATCCTTCTCGTGTTGCTTTCACTGTTGCTCGAGCTGGTCAGAAGGGTTACCATCATCGTACTCACATCAATAACAAGGTGTACAGAATCGGCCGATCATGCCTAACTCCAGATGGCAAGAACAATGGAGCCACTGAATTCGATCTTACCGAGAAGAGCATCAACCCTATG GGAGGTTTCCCCCGCTACGGTCTTGTTAACCAGGACTACGTCATGCTGCGTGGTGCTGTCATGGGACCTAAGAAGCGCTTAATTACATTGAGGAAATCGCTTGTAGTGCAAACTAAGAGATTTGCTCATGAGAAGATTAACTTGAAGTGGATCGACACTAGTTCCAAGACCGGACACGGACGATTCCAGACAACTGCTGAAAAGAAGGCATTCATGGGCAAGCTCAAGAAAGATTTCCTTGCGGAGAGCAAAGCCTAA